A stretch of Paludisphaera borealis DNA encodes these proteins:
- the fabF gene encoding beta-ketoacyl-ACP synthase II, with product MHRVVITGIGVVAPNARGARDFGQAICEGRSGVSYIESFDTTGIPIKIAGEVKDFDVLPYLGEHKKNAKLMSRAMRFAVGAAAMAVEDSGVDEKPLDPTRFGVCMGTGITPVDIGELVPPILDSINDDGKFDMARFAKARSESIFPLWLLQHLPNMAAAHISILHQAMGPNSTVVTACAAGTQAVGDAFRLIARGDADVMLAGGCDSRLDPQLLVAYSAMKAVSSSVRPPSEVSRPFDADRDGFVLGEGAAVLLLESYRRAKRRGARIYAEITGYGSSFDAYGITRPEPEGKGAALSMTSALREARLDPDRIDYINAHGTSTRLNDLMETVAVKRVFGHRAQSIPMSSQKSMIGHLIGASGAVEAAATAMSLERGVIPPTINLATPDPNCDLDYVPNTAREMPVRAAISNSFGFGGQNASLVMCRV from the coding sequence ATGCACCGCGTGGTGATCACAGGAATCGGCGTCGTCGCGCCCAATGCAAGAGGGGCGCGCGATTTTGGTCAGGCGATTTGCGAGGGGCGTTCGGGTGTCAGTTACATCGAGAGTTTCGACACGACCGGCATCCCGATCAAGATCGCCGGTGAGGTCAAGGACTTCGACGTCCTCCCTTATCTGGGCGAGCACAAGAAGAACGCCAAGCTGATGAGCCGCGCCATGCGGTTCGCGGTGGGGGCGGCGGCGATGGCCGTCGAGGACTCGGGCGTCGATGAGAAGCCGCTCGACCCGACGCGGTTCGGCGTCTGCATGGGGACCGGGATCACGCCCGTCGACATCGGCGAGCTGGTGCCGCCGATCCTCGACAGCATCAACGACGACGGCAAGTTTGACATGGCGCGGTTCGCCAAAGCCCGATCGGAGTCGATCTTTCCGCTCTGGCTGTTGCAGCACCTACCGAACATGGCGGCCGCGCACATCTCGATCTTGCATCAGGCGATGGGGCCCAACAGCACGGTCGTGACGGCGTGCGCGGCGGGGACGCAAGCGGTGGGCGACGCCTTCCGCCTTATCGCCCGGGGCGACGCCGACGTGATGCTTGCGGGCGGCTGCGACAGCCGGCTCGATCCGCAACTGTTGGTGGCTTACTCCGCCATGAAGGCCGTCAGTTCGTCGGTTCGGCCTCCGTCGGAGGTCTCGCGACCGTTCGACGCCGACCGCGACGGCTTCGTTCTGGGCGAGGGGGCCGCGGTCCTCTTGCTCGAAAGCTACCGTAGGGCCAAGAGGCGGGGCGCCCGGATCTACGCCGAAATCACCGGTTACGGCTCGTCGTTCGACGCCTACGGCATCACCCGACCCGAGCCGGAAGGCAAAGGCGCGGCGCTGTCGATGACGTCGGCCTTGCGTGAAGCTCGACTCGACCCTGATCGGATCGATTACATCAATGCCCACGGAACGAGCACGCGACTCAACGATCTGATGGAGACCGTCGCGGTCAAGCGGGTGTTCGGACACCGCGCCCAGTCGATCCCCATGAGTTCGCAGAAGTCGATGATCGGGCATCTCATCGGTGCGTCGGGAGCCGTCGAAGCCGCGGCGACGGCCATGTCGCTGGAACGGGGCGTCATCCCCCCGACCATCAACCTGGCCACGCCGGACCCGAACTGCGACCTCGATTACGTCCCCAACACCGCCCGCGAAATGCCCGTCCGCGCCGCGATCTCCAACAGCTTCGGATTCGGAGGTCAGAACGCCAGTCTGGTGATGTGCCGGGTTTGA
- a CDS encoding HEAT repeat domain-containing protein, whose translation MAKRASLDDKLAAVRLLRNQPTSPALVAELRKAIADRSNFLASAAAVIAGDKRLVELTPDLEAAYNRFLIDPIKNDKLCRAKVAIVEALDKMEHDRPQTFQNAARHIQLEPIWGGVEDAAVSLRASALLALARIDASGLLTLLVDALHDPLLQVSKGDPERVVRIAAAQALGYQGSEAAGLLLRLKVRAGDRDPDVISECLHGLLTISHQEHLDFVASFLDPDNEAGCEAAVMALGKSRLPEALGPLEACWRRASSPPLQEAILLAVAMLRTPEAVDRLLDFVAGEIEPHSRMALSALKIHCHDARLTERIERVVAAKGNRELKEQFERDFRTDD comes from the coding sequence ATGGCGAAACGAGCCTCGCTCGACGACAAACTTGCGGCGGTCCGCCTGTTGCGCAATCAACCGACTTCGCCGGCGCTCGTCGCCGAGCTGCGCAAGGCGATCGCGGACAGGTCGAACTTCCTCGCCTCCGCCGCGGCCGTGATCGCCGGCGACAAGAGGCTCGTCGAGCTGACGCCAGACCTCGAAGCAGCCTACAACCGGTTTCTGATCGACCCGATCAAGAACGATAAGCTCTGCCGGGCCAAGGTCGCGATCGTGGAGGCGCTCGACAAGATGGAGCACGACCGCCCGCAGACGTTCCAGAACGCCGCCAGGCATATTCAGCTCGAACCGATCTGGGGAGGGGTCGAAGACGCCGCCGTTTCGCTCCGCGCATCGGCATTGCTTGCGCTGGCCCGAATCGACGCGTCCGGCCTCCTCACGCTGCTGGTCGACGCCCTGCATGATCCCTTGCTTCAGGTTTCCAAGGGCGATCCCGAGCGGGTGGTGCGCATCGCCGCCGCCCAGGCGCTCGGCTACCAGGGGTCGGAAGCGGCCGGCCTGCTGTTGCGTCTCAAAGTCCGCGCCGGAGATCGCGACCCGGACGTGATTTCCGAATGTCTCCACGGACTGCTGACGATCTCGCATCAGGAGCATCTCGATTTCGTCGCGTCGTTTCTTGATCCTGACAACGAGGCGGGTTGCGAGGCCGCCGTAATGGCGCTCGGCAAGTCGCGGTTGCCCGAGGCGCTCGGGCCGCTCGAAGCCTGCTGGCGGCGGGCTTCGTCTCCTCCGCTGCAAGAGGCGATCCTCCTGGCCGTCGCGATGCTCCGCACCCCCGAGGCCGTTGATCGCCTTCTGGACTTTGTGGCCGGCGAGATCGAACCGCACTCACGAATGGCGCTGTCGGCGCTCAAGATCCACTGTCACGACGCACGACTGACCGAACGGATCGAGCGCGTCGTCGCCGCCAAGGGAAACCGCGAGTTGAAGGAACAGTTCGAGCGCGACTTTCGGACCGACGATTGA
- a CDS encoding thermonuclease family protein, whose amino-acid sequence MSHFSKRRASRPFPRLRRILYWLPRIVLLIAIASLVYYDRTHPGNGRRGGSERRGRGGEVGRLARVRVVVDPGTVWVDDGDTIRISWPDAPAERVRVLGIDAPEVANARYPDHKEQPYGPEAKEFARRVILGAKRLELLRAPKPDRFDRTLGYLFVDGVNYSVLAVENHLAESTVDRFGDNGFPEEAAKVREAARRAGPPPFESPVQFRDRTTGRKRAA is encoded by the coding sequence ATGTCGCATTTCTCGAAGCGGAGAGCGTCGCGCCCGTTTCCTCGTCTGAGGCGAATCCTCTACTGGCTGCCGCGCATCGTGCTGCTGATCGCCATCGCGTCGCTCGTTTATTACGACCGGACCCACCCGGGGAACGGACGCCGGGGCGGGTCGGAACGACGGGGTCGAGGGGGCGAGGTCGGGCGGCTGGCGCGGGTTCGGGTGGTCGTCGATCCCGGCACGGTCTGGGTCGACGACGGCGACACGATTCGGATCTCCTGGCCCGACGCGCCCGCCGAGCGGGTCCGAGTGCTCGGGATCGACGCGCCCGAGGTCGCCAACGCTCGCTATCCTGACCACAAGGAACAGCCCTACGGTCCCGAGGCGAAGGAGTTCGCGCGGCGCGTCATTCTGGGGGCGAAACGGCTGGAGCTGCTCCGGGCGCCTAAACCCGATCGTTTTGACCGGACGCTCGGCTACCTGTTCGTGGACGGGGTCAATTACTCAGTCCTCGCCGTCGAGAATCACTTGGCCGAATCGACGGTCGACCGCTTCGGCGACAACGGCTTCCCCGAGGAGGCGGCGAAGGTTCGGGAGGCCGCTCGCCGCGCCGGGCCACCGCCGTTCGAATCTCCGGTCCAATTTCGCGACCGCACAACGGGGCGGAAGCGAGCCGCCTGA
- a CDS encoding YifB family Mg chelatase-like AAA ATPase gives MLVRVQAARCSDPVAPVSGRLRAAGGRPGDDPDAAGLVGWPLPRRREREAVGRASPGGSAPADLKKDASGFDLPIALGMLAASGQIALDRPGNFAVIGELALTGETRPVKGILSMALQASTENRDGVLVPRENAAEAAVVEGVNVYPVGSLAEAVGFLSGQLDMDPEAVDLDEIFARDSHTDEDFVDVKGQDYAKRALLIAASGNHNLLMIGPPGTGKTLLAKRLPTILPPLTPSESLETTRIYSAMGRLSAGQALMAVRPFCTPHHSVSDAGLVGGGNPPQPGQISMAHKGVLFLDEMPEFNRKTLEVLRQPLEEGKVTISRAMNTATFPAEFILVAAMNPCPCGYRSDPRRSCSCSPPQIEKYLSRISGPLLDRIDLHVEVPSVPFAQLAEMPPGVTSAEIRAQVLEARSRQAHRFGKDGPQVNGRMTPRQIRKHCKLKPEAMSILKAAMEELGLSARAYDKVLRVARTIADLEAADEIKPQHIAEAVGYRSLDRSVWV, from the coding sequence ATGCTGGTTCGAGTACAGGCAGCACGGTGCTCAGACCCGGTCGCACCTGTCTCGGGTCGACTTCGAGCCGCTGGAGGGCGACCGGGCGACGATCCTGACGCCGCCGGGCTAGTCGGGTGGCCCCTGCCCCGCCGACGCGAACGGGAAGCCGTCGGGCGGGCTTCCCCCGGAGGATCGGCCCCGGCGGATCTCAAGAAGGACGCCAGCGGCTTCGACCTGCCGATCGCGCTGGGGATGCTCGCGGCCAGCGGCCAGATCGCGCTCGATCGGCCAGGTAACTTCGCCGTCATAGGCGAGCTGGCCCTGACCGGCGAGACCCGGCCGGTGAAGGGCATCCTCTCGATGGCGCTCCAGGCCTCCACCGAGAACCGGGACGGGGTGCTGGTCCCCCGGGAAAATGCGGCTGAGGCGGCGGTGGTCGAGGGGGTCAACGTCTACCCGGTGGGGAGCCTCGCCGAGGCCGTCGGCTTCCTCTCCGGTCAGCTCGACATGGACCCCGAGGCCGTCGACCTTGACGAGATCTTCGCCCGCGACTCGCACACCGACGAGGATTTCGTCGACGTCAAGGGCCAGGACTACGCCAAACGTGCGCTCCTGATCGCGGCATCAGGGAATCACAATCTACTGATGATCGGGCCCCCAGGAACCGGCAAAACGTTGCTGGCCAAGCGGCTGCCGACGATTCTCCCGCCGCTCACGCCGAGCGAGAGCCTGGAGACGACCCGCATCTACAGCGCCATGGGACGGCTGAGCGCCGGCCAGGCGCTCATGGCGGTTCGTCCGTTCTGCACGCCGCACCACTCGGTCAGCGACGCCGGCCTGGTCGGCGGCGGCAACCCGCCCCAGCCGGGCCAGATCTCGATGGCCCATAAAGGGGTCTTGTTCCTCGACGAAATGCCCGAATTTAACCGCAAGACGCTCGAAGTTCTGCGGCAGCCGCTTGAGGAGGGCAAGGTCACGATCAGCCGGGCGATGAACACGGCGACCTTCCCCGCTGAGTTCATCTTGGTTGCAGCGATGAATCCATGTCCGTGCGGTTATAGGTCGGACCCGCGCCGGTCGTGCTCTTGCAGCCCGCCGCAGATTGAGAAGTACCTAAGCCGGATCTCGGGGCCGCTGCTGGACCGGATCGACCTCCACGTCGAGGTTCCTTCCGTGCCGTTCGCGCAGCTCGCCGAGATGCCGCCGGGCGTCACCTCGGCCGAGATCCGGGCCCAGGTGCTCGAAGCTCGCAGCCGCCAGGCGCACCGGTTCGGCAAGGATGGCCCGCAGGTCAACGGCCGTATGACCCCCCGGCAGATCCGCAAGCACTGCAAGCTCAAGCCCGAGGCGATGAGCATCCTCAAGGCCGCGATGGAAGAACTCGGCCTCTCCGCCCGCGCCTATGACAAGGTCCTTCGCGTCGCCCGCACCATCGCCGACCTTGAAGCCGCCGACGAGATCAAACCCCAGCACATCGCCGAAGCCGTCGGCTACCGCTCGCTCGACCGCAGCGTCTGGGTGTAG
- a CDS encoding recombinase family protein — MTDQDQSVAYVRVSTDAQDTARQYTSVRKWAEDNRITLAKIYEDTGRRHQADDRPQFQAMIAEVQAGRIQRIVIDAQDRLGFQRVFEWYHYLFIITGKGCVLVQAVDGKVLSDEDPAGFITSGIGAHTSKEEMVKKSTRDLGKKAEMAKNGIWAGGWVPYGCDVVCRTDGGEERWRVVIDGKWKRYRQWPTGEIERWDGKGENAFPRDRQPGDTLVLDRSVDERRHEILRTMFKYAADGWPYYRISQRLNEMGQSHYHPHGPWYAVLVKKILTNPASIGLPAWNKNAHGLYSELVDGAVKINPPRNKKDSSKAKTGRKRERSEWVMPAKPLFEPIVDPAVFWEVQKLLDAPKPIRTSRSEKLWLSGLVVCGKCQKTMSGWTQVDGGKETLSYVCQSFRKHGHANKFGCKLHRVRMDVLEGHLNQYLKDLGLSLTRLINAGQNDLLSTLYVEVVKDKARLGDLKEQMEYFLAEALLEIAEPEELPDDRYRFTVDTSDGPVSIVIPSEESEDHETLIHLYDWVTTAKRTRRNERIGELEAELSRLAEKWDDFAGLPTARRKVKDEMTAVEAELARVSADDTDLGEQVKDLLKNLAARMKRLDNLRWERDEGTPYARAQALRGILERMVCWFEYRQHGAQTRSHLSRVDFEPLEGDRATILTPPG, encoded by the coding sequence ATGACCGACCAGGACCAGTCCGTGGCGTACGTCCGAGTGTCGACTGACGCCCAAGACACCGCGCGGCAATACACCTCGGTCCGCAAATGGGCCGAGGACAACCGCATCACGCTCGCCAAGATCTACGAAGACACCGGGCGCAGGCACCAAGCCGATGATCGCCCCCAGTTCCAAGCGATGATCGCCGAGGTCCAGGCCGGCAGAATCCAGCGCATCGTCATCGACGCCCAGGACCGGCTCGGCTTCCAGCGCGTCTTCGAGTGGTATCACTACCTCTTCATCATCACCGGCAAGGGCTGCGTCCTCGTCCAGGCGGTCGACGGCAAGGTCCTCTCCGACGAGGACCCCGCCGGCTTCATCACGTCCGGGATCGGCGCGCACACCTCCAAGGAGGAGATGGTCAAGAAGTCCACCCGCGACCTCGGCAAGAAGGCCGAGATGGCCAAGAATGGGATCTGGGCCGGCGGCTGGGTCCCCTACGGTTGCGACGTCGTCTGCCGCACCGACGGCGGAGAGGAACGCTGGAGGGTCGTCATCGACGGCAAATGGAAGCGCTACCGCCAGTGGCCCACCGGCGAAATCGAACGCTGGGACGGCAAGGGCGAGAACGCATTCCCCCGGGACCGCCAACCCGGGGACACCCTCGTCCTGGACCGGAGCGTCGACGAGCGACGGCACGAGATCCTGCGCACCATGTTCAAGTATGCCGCCGACGGGTGGCCGTACTACCGAATCTCTCAACGGCTCAACGAGATGGGGCAGAGCCACTACCACCCGCACGGCCCCTGGTACGCGGTCCTCGTCAAGAAGATCCTCACCAACCCGGCGTCGATCGGCCTCCCCGCCTGGAACAAGAACGCCCACGGCCTCTACAGCGAGCTTGTCGACGGCGCCGTGAAGATCAACCCGCCACGCAACAAGAAAGACTCCAGCAAGGCCAAGACCGGCAGGAAGCGGGAACGCTCCGAGTGGGTGATGCCCGCCAAGCCCCTGTTCGAGCCCATCGTCGACCCCGCCGTCTTCTGGGAAGTCCAAAAGCTGCTGGACGCCCCCAAGCCCATCAGGACGTCCCGGTCCGAGAAGCTCTGGTTGTCCGGCCTCGTCGTATGCGGCAAATGCCAGAAGACGATGAGCGGATGGACCCAGGTGGACGGCGGCAAAGAGACCCTGTCCTACGTCTGCCAATCGTTCCGCAAGCACGGCCACGCCAATAAGTTCGGCTGCAAATTGCACCGCGTCCGGATGGACGTCCTGGAAGGACACCTGAACCAATACCTCAAAGACCTCGGACTGTCGCTGACCCGGTTGATCAACGCGGGCCAGAACGACCTCCTGTCGACCCTCTACGTCGAAGTCGTCAAGGACAAGGCGCGCCTGGGCGACCTGAAGGAGCAGATGGAATATTTCTTGGCCGAGGCCCTGCTGGAGATCGCCGAGCCAGAGGAGTTGCCGGACGACCGCTACCGATTCACCGTCGACACGTCCGACGGCCCCGTCAGCATCGTGATCCCCAGTGAGGAGAGCGAGGACCACGAGACGCTGATACACCTGTACGACTGGGTCACCACGGCCAAGCGCACCCGGCGGAACGAGAGGATCGGCGAGCTTGAGGCCGAACTCTCGCGGCTGGCCGAGAAATGGGACGACTTCGCCGGCCTCCCGACCGCGAGGCGCAAGGTCAAGGACGAGATGACCGCCGTCGAAGCGGAGTTGGCGCGGGTGAGCGCCGACGACACGGATTTGGGCGAGCAGGTGAAGGATCTGCTGAAGAACCTGGCGGCGCGGATGAAGCGGTTGGATAATCTTAGGTGGGAGCGGGACGAGGGGACGCCCTACGCCAGGGCGCAGGCGTTGCGAGGCATCCTGGAGCGGATGGTATGCTGGTTCGAGTACAGGCAGCACGGTGCTCAGACCCGGTCGCACCTGTCTCGGGTCGACTTCGAGCCGCTGGAGGGCGACCGGGCGACGATCCTGACGCCGCCGGGCTAG